The Puntigrus tetrazona isolate hp1 chromosome 3, ASM1883169v1, whole genome shotgun sequence genome contains a region encoding:
- the LOC122334671 gene encoding NACHT, LRR and PYD domains-containing protein 3-like isoform X1, which yields MASVKKLLLDQLMELAEDELKKFHWHLVNFYQKCISKSELKNADRCDTVDKMVMCFGPDEAVKVMVDVLRKINQNDLAEQLQNEHKQAQTEDNMKTSVSVRELQNVLKTHKNNMKMKTKYIFEGNKETDTDLKAVYTDLFITEGDMKDVNQEHEILKIDDAFKSKKTLNKPIKCNDIFTELRKNNELKIVLTKGVAGIGKTVFVHKFILDWVEGESNQDIDCVFLLPFREINVIKEREVSLHEFLLKFNPELMFLEKSKLYTEYKLVFIFDGLDESRLPLNFESDTLNTVEERSSVDVLFTSLVKGKLLPSALVWVTSRPAAANQIPPQYVGLFTEVQGFTDLQKEEYFRKRFTDQSLSSRIISHIKTSRSLYIMCHIPVFCWITATVLQDILTENNEENISTTLTEMYIHFLRIQMNMKSQKYGKQQDGECSEHLLLNREMILKLAKLAFEQLKQENIVFYEKDLKACGIDVSKDAEFTGMIAQIFKKEVGLYKRKVFCFVHLSAQEFLAAVHVFTCYLKKNKQELMFFFENSQTKVIQNLTFPFRKVKWHDLTERAIEKAMQSKRGHLDLFLRFLMGISLESSQNLLKGLITHTKDTTESIRNLSAHIKELQQQDISDETSVNLFYCLLELKDHSLYEEIQSYLSSNEHPGRDLSSSMCTVLTYILLMSEKVLDEFNPKRFTSEQSDCRRLIPAVRCCRNALFESCGFDETCCETLSSALQSSNHLTELDLSNNDLQDSGVKLLSDGLKSSHCRLKIMRLSGCMVTEEGCGYVSSALTSNPSHLRELDLSYNHPGDSGVKLLSEKLEDPNCSLNKLNVEHGGESRITAGLKKYECFFTLDPNTAYTLLILSEENRKVKWVSQSQSYPDHPDRFDGVYPQVLCRESVCGRCYWETECSGLVFISVSYKNISRKGLGKEFEFGSNDQSWSLICSPHRYSFRHNKIMTDLSVKPIFIRRRRTGEYKDIYRVGVYVDESAGTLSFFSVSDTMRLIHTVQTTFTQTLCPGFYVGYKASVKLC from the exons ATGGCGTCTGTTAAAAAGCTGCTCTTGGACCAACTGATGGAGCTGGCAGAAGATGAACTGAAGAAATTTCATTGGCATTTAGTGAATTTTTATCAAAAGTGCATATCAAAGTCTGAATTGAAAAATGCAGATAGATGTGACACAGTAGATAAGATGGTGATGTGTTTTGGACCAGATGAAGCTGTGAAGGTCATGGTAGACGTCCTGAGAAAGATAAACCAAAATGATCTGGCTGAACAGTTGCAGAATGAACACAAGCaag CTCAGACTGAGGACAATATGAAGACATCTGTCTCTGTTAGAG agctccaaaatgtcttgaaaactcacaaaaacaacatgaagatgaagacaaaatacatttttgagggCAACAAAGAAACTGACACAGATCTGAAAGCTGTTTACACAGatctgttcatcacagaggGAGATATGAAAGATGTAAATCAGGAACATGAGATTCTGAAGATTGATGATGCTTTCAAgagcaaaaaaacactgaacaaaccaatcaaatgcaatgatatatttactgaactGAGGAAAAACAATGAGTTAAAGATTGTGTTGACCAAAggagtcgctggcattggaaaaactgtgtttgtgcacaagttcatcctggactgggtAGAAGGAGAATCTAATCAGGATATAGACTGTGTGTTCCTgcttccattcagagagatCAATGTGATTAAAGAAAGAGAGGTCAGTCTCCATGAGTTTCTGCTGAAATTTAATCCTGAATTGATGTTCCTGGAGAAATCAAAGttatatacagaatataaacttgtgtttatttttgatggacttgatgagAGTCGACTGCCTTTGAATTTTGAAAGTGATACATTGAACACTGTTGAGGAAAGATCATCTGTAGATGTGCTGTTTACAAGTCTGGTCAAAGGTAAACTGCTTCCATCAGCTCTTGTCTGGGTCACATcacgaccagcagcagccaatcagatccctccTCAGTATGTAGGATTGTTCACAGAAGTGCAAGGATTCACTGACCTACAGAAGGAGGAGTACTTCAGAAAGAGATTCACAGATCAGAGTCTGTCCTCCAGAATCATCTCCCACATTAAGACGTCTCGTAgtctctacatcatgtgccacattcctgtgttctgctggatcacagccacagtacttcaggatattctcactgagaacaatgaagagaacatcagcacaacactcactgaaatgtacattcacttcctgAGGATACAGATGAACATGAAGAGTCAGAAATATGGCAAACAACAAGACGGAGAATGTTCAGAGCACTTACTTTTAAATAGAGAGATGATTCTGAAGTTAGCCAAGCTAGCGTTTGAACAGCTGAAGcaggaaaacattgtgttctatGAGAAAGATCTGAAAGCATGTGGTATTGATGTGAGTAAAGATGCTGAGTTCACAGGAATGATCGCTCAGATCTTTAAGAAGGAAGTTGGACTTTATAAGAGAAAGGTCTTCTGCTTTGTGCATCTGAGCGCTCAAGAGTTCCTCGCTGCAGTGCATGTGTTCACCtgttacctgaaaaaaaacaagcaagagcttatgtttttctttgagaATTCACAAACTAAAGTCATACAAAATCTTACATTTCCTTTTAGAAAGGTCAAATGGCATGACTTAACAGAGAGAGCCATTGAAAAAGCAATGCAGAGTAAGAGAGGGCATCTGGACCTTTTCCTGCGGTTTCTGATGGGAATTTCACTGGAATCCAGTCAAAATTTGCTCAAaggcctgatcacacacacCAAAGACACCACAGAGAGCATCAGAAATCTAAGTGCACACATTAAAGAATTACAACAACAGGACATCTCAGATGAAACTTCAGTCAACCTGTTCTACTGCTTACTTGAGCTCAAAGATCATTCATTATATGAGGAAATACAGAGTTACctcagttcaaatgaacatccaGGAAGAGATCTCTCGTCTTCAATGTGCACAGTGCTGACCTACATACTACTGATGTCAGAGAAGGTGCTGGATGAGTTCAACCCAAAGAGGTTCACATCAGAACAATCAGATTGCAGGAGACTCATTCCAGCtgtgagatgctgcagaaacgctct ATTTGAAAGCTgtggttttgatgaaacatgctgtgaaactctttcttctgctctacaatcatcaaaccatctgacagagctggacctgagtaacaatgatctgcaggattcaggagtgaagctgctttctgatggactgaagagttcaCACTGTAGACTGAAGATAATGAG gtTGTCAGGCTGcatggtgacagaggaaggctgtggttatgtgtcttcagctctgacttcaaacccctcacacctgagagagctggatctgagctacaatcatcctggagattcaggagtgaagctgctctctgaaaaactggaggatccaaactgctcACTAAATAAACTTAA tgttgagcatggaggagaatccaggattacagcaggactCAAGAAAT atgagtgttttttcacactggatccaaacacagcataTACTCTTCTCattctgtctgaggagaacagaaaggTGAAGTGGgtgtctcagtctcagtcgtatcctgatcatccagacagatttgatggtGTGTATcctcaggtgttgtgtagagagagtgtgtgtggacgctgttactgggagactgagtgCAGTGGACTTGTGtttatatcagtgtcatataagaacatcagcaggaagggacTGGGTAAAGAGTTTGAGTTTGGatctaatgatcagtcctggagtttgatctGCTCTCCTCACAGAtactcattcagacacaataagataatgactgatctctctgtgaagcccatcttcatcagaagaagaagaacaggagagTATAAAGATATctacagagtaggagtgtatgtggatgagagcgcaggaactctgtccttctttagcgtctctgacacaatgagactcatccacacagtccagaccacattcactcagacactctgtcCTGGGTTTTATGTTGGTTATAAAgcatcagtgaaactgtgttga
- the LOC122334671 gene encoding NACHT, LRR and PYD domains-containing protein 3-like isoform X2, with the protein MVDVLRKINQNDLAEQLQNEHKQAQTEDNMKTSVSVRELQNVLKTHKNNMKMKTKYIFEGNKETDTDLKAVYTDLFITEGDMKDVNQEHEILKIDDAFKSKKTLNKPIKCNDIFTELRKNNELKIVLTKGVAGIGKTVFVHKFILDWVEGESNQDIDCVFLLPFREINVIKEREVSLHEFLLKFNPELMFLEKSKLYTEYKLVFIFDGLDESRLPLNFESDTLNTVEERSSVDVLFTSLVKGKLLPSALVWVTSRPAAANQIPPQYVGLFTEVQGFTDLQKEEYFRKRFTDQSLSSRIISHIKTSRSLYIMCHIPVFCWITATVLQDILTENNEENISTTLTEMYIHFLRIQMNMKSQKYGKQQDGECSEHLLLNREMILKLAKLAFEQLKQENIVFYEKDLKACGIDVSKDAEFTGMIAQIFKKEVGLYKRKVFCFVHLSAQEFLAAVHVFTCYLKKNKQELMFFFENSQTKVIQNLTFPFRKVKWHDLTERAIEKAMQSKRGHLDLFLRFLMGISLESSQNLLKGLITHTKDTTESIRNLSAHIKELQQQDISDETSVNLFYCLLELKDHSLYEEIQSYLSSNEHPGRDLSSSMCTVLTYILLMSEKVLDEFNPKRFTSEQSDCRRLIPAVRCCRNALFESCGFDETCCETLSSALQSSNHLTELDLSNNDLQDSGVKLLSDGLKSSHCRLKIMRLSGCMVTEEGCGYVSSALTSNPSHLRELDLSYNHPGDSGVKLLSEKLEDPNCSLNKLNVEHGGESRITAGLKKYECFFTLDPNTAYTLLILSEENRKVKWVSQSQSYPDHPDRFDGVYPQVLCRESVCGRCYWETECSGLVFISVSYKNISRKGLGKEFEFGSNDQSWSLICSPHRYSFRHNKIMTDLSVKPIFIRRRRTGEYKDIYRVGVYVDESAGTLSFFSVSDTMRLIHTVQTTFTQTLCPGFYVGYKASVKLC; encoded by the exons ATGGTAGACGTCCTGAGAAAGATAAACCAAAATGATCTGGCTGAACAGTTGCAGAATGAACACAAGCaag CTCAGACTGAGGACAATATGAAGACATCTGTCTCTGTTAGAG agctccaaaatgtcttgaaaactcacaaaaacaacatgaagatgaagacaaaatacatttttgagggCAACAAAGAAACTGACACAGATCTGAAAGCTGTTTACACAGatctgttcatcacagaggGAGATATGAAAGATGTAAATCAGGAACATGAGATTCTGAAGATTGATGATGCTTTCAAgagcaaaaaaacactgaacaaaccaatcaaatgcaatgatatatttactgaactGAGGAAAAACAATGAGTTAAAGATTGTGTTGACCAAAggagtcgctggcattggaaaaactgtgtttgtgcacaagttcatcctggactgggtAGAAGGAGAATCTAATCAGGATATAGACTGTGTGTTCCTgcttccattcagagagatCAATGTGATTAAAGAAAGAGAGGTCAGTCTCCATGAGTTTCTGCTGAAATTTAATCCTGAATTGATGTTCCTGGAGAAATCAAAGttatatacagaatataaacttgtgtttatttttgatggacttgatgagAGTCGACTGCCTTTGAATTTTGAAAGTGATACATTGAACACTGTTGAGGAAAGATCATCTGTAGATGTGCTGTTTACAAGTCTGGTCAAAGGTAAACTGCTTCCATCAGCTCTTGTCTGGGTCACATcacgaccagcagcagccaatcagatccctccTCAGTATGTAGGATTGTTCACAGAAGTGCAAGGATTCACTGACCTACAGAAGGAGGAGTACTTCAGAAAGAGATTCACAGATCAGAGTCTGTCCTCCAGAATCATCTCCCACATTAAGACGTCTCGTAgtctctacatcatgtgccacattcctgtgttctgctggatcacagccacagtacttcaggatattctcactgagaacaatgaagagaacatcagcacaacactcactgaaatgtacattcacttcctgAGGATACAGATGAACATGAAGAGTCAGAAATATGGCAAACAACAAGACGGAGAATGTTCAGAGCACTTACTTTTAAATAGAGAGATGATTCTGAAGTTAGCCAAGCTAGCGTTTGAACAGCTGAAGcaggaaaacattgtgttctatGAGAAAGATCTGAAAGCATGTGGTATTGATGTGAGTAAAGATGCTGAGTTCACAGGAATGATCGCTCAGATCTTTAAGAAGGAAGTTGGACTTTATAAGAGAAAGGTCTTCTGCTTTGTGCATCTGAGCGCTCAAGAGTTCCTCGCTGCAGTGCATGTGTTCACCtgttacctgaaaaaaaacaagcaagagcttatgtttttctttgagaATTCACAAACTAAAGTCATACAAAATCTTACATTTCCTTTTAGAAAGGTCAAATGGCATGACTTAACAGAGAGAGCCATTGAAAAAGCAATGCAGAGTAAGAGAGGGCATCTGGACCTTTTCCTGCGGTTTCTGATGGGAATTTCACTGGAATCCAGTCAAAATTTGCTCAAaggcctgatcacacacacCAAAGACACCACAGAGAGCATCAGAAATCTAAGTGCACACATTAAAGAATTACAACAACAGGACATCTCAGATGAAACTTCAGTCAACCTGTTCTACTGCTTACTTGAGCTCAAAGATCATTCATTATATGAGGAAATACAGAGTTACctcagttcaaatgaacatccaGGAAGAGATCTCTCGTCTTCAATGTGCACAGTGCTGACCTACATACTACTGATGTCAGAGAAGGTGCTGGATGAGTTCAACCCAAAGAGGTTCACATCAGAACAATCAGATTGCAGGAGACTCATTCCAGCtgtgagatgctgcagaaacgctct ATTTGAAAGCTgtggttttgatgaaacatgctgtgaaactctttcttctgctctacaatcatcaaaccatctgacagagctggacctgagtaacaatgatctgcaggattcaggagtgaagctgctttctgatggactgaagagttcaCACTGTAGACTGAAGATAATGAG gtTGTCAGGCTGcatggtgacagaggaaggctgtggttatgtgtcttcagctctgacttcaaacccctcacacctgagagagctggatctgagctacaatcatcctggagattcaggagtgaagctgctctctgaaaaactggaggatccaaactgctcACTAAATAAACTTAA tgttgagcatggaggagaatccaggattacagcaggactCAAGAAAT atgagtgttttttcacactggatccaaacacagcataTACTCTTCTCattctgtctgaggagaacagaaaggTGAAGTGGgtgtctcagtctcagtcgtatcctgatcatccagacagatttgatggtGTGTATcctcaggtgttgtgtagagagagtgtgtgtggacgctgttactgggagactgagtgCAGTGGACTTGTGtttatatcagtgtcatataagaacatcagcaggaagggacTGGGTAAAGAGTTTGAGTTTGGatctaatgatcagtcctggagtttgatctGCTCTCCTCACAGAtactcattcagacacaataagataatgactgatctctctgtgaagcccatcttcatcagaagaagaagaacaggagagTATAAAGATATctacagagtaggagtgtatgtggatgagagcgcaggaactctgtccttctttagcgtctctgacacaatgagactcatccacacagtccagaccacattcactcagacactctgtcCTGGGTTTTATGTTGGTTATAAAgcatcagtgaaactgtgttga